The Alistipes megaguti sequence CCTGACGGATATCGGCGAGGCTGACGGGATCATTCGGCCCGTACCAACGCCACGACTGTTTGCAAAGATACATGTTTTCTGGATTTGGGGAGGGCCCGCCTGCCGCGGCTTCCGGACCGATACGGCCGGCAAGGGCTCCTCCGGGATTCGTGTTTCAGATCGAGAAGGCGTCGAAGCCGCCGTCGACAACGGCCAGCGCGCCGGTTACAAACGACGATGCGTCGCTGATCAGGTAGTGGATCGTGCCGAGCAGCTCCTCGGGTTCGGCAAAGCGGCCCGCCGGCGTATGGGCGATGATCGTCCGCGCGCGGTCGGTATACGAGCCGTCGGGGTTGGTCAGCAGCGTGCGGTTCTGGTTCGTCAGCAGGAAGCCCGGAACGATGGCGTTCACGCGCATCTCGGGGCTGAACTTCATGGCCAGTTCGGCGGCCATGTACTTCGTATAGTTGGCAATGGCGGCCTTGGCGGCGCCGTAGCCCACCACGCGCGTCAGCGGACGAAGCGCCGACTCGGAGCAGAAGTTGACGATGACACCCTTCCGGCGGGCCGTCATCGCCTCGCCGAAGACCGTCGTCGGAAGCACCGTGCCGAAGAGGTTCAGATCCACCACCTTCCTGAAGGCGTCGACCTCCAGGTCGAGGAACGACTTGTCGGGAGCGATCGTGGCTCCGCCCATG is a genomic window containing:
- a CDS encoding SDR family oxidoreductase produces the protein MKNLFDIRDRVVVVTGGAGILGRSICAYLAEQGAKVVVLDRDEKAGSELVSSIRGKGGEALFLTTDVLNRKALEANRDAILKAYDHIDVLLNAAGGNMGGATIAPDKSFLDLEVDAFRKVVDLNLFGTVLPTTVFGEAMTARRKGVIVNFCSESALRPLTRVVGYGAAKAAIANYTKYMAAELAMKFSPEMRVNAIVPGFLLTNQNRTLLTNPDGSYTDRARTIIAHTPAGRFAEPEELLGTIHYLISDASSFVTGALAVVDGGFDAFSI